In Eubalaena glacialis isolate mEubGla1 chromosome 3, mEubGla1.1.hap2.+ XY, whole genome shotgun sequence, the following are encoded in one genomic region:
- the MYCBP gene encoding C-Myc-binding protein isoform X1: MSSAAPSPPATVSSASYAAAAVTMAHYKAADSKREQFRRYLEKSGVLDTLTKVLVALYEEPEKPNSALDFLKHHLGAATPENPEIELLRLELAEMKEKYEAIVEENKKLKTKLAQYEPPQEEKRAE; encoded by the exons ATGAGCAGTGCTGCTCCGAGCCCGCCCGCCACGGTCTCCAGCGCCAGCTACGCCGCTGCCGCTGTCACTATGGCCCATTACAAA GCCGCCGACTCGAAGCGCGAGCAGTTCCGGAGGTACTTGGAGAAGTCGGGGGTGCTGGACACGCTGACCAAGG TTTTGGTAGCCTTATATGAAGAACCAGAGAAACCTAATAGTGCTTTGGA ttttttaaagCATCACTTAGGAGCTGCTACCccagaaaatccagaaatagagCTGCTTCGCCTAGAATTGgcggaaatgaaagagaaatatgaagctattgtagaagaaaataaaaaactgaaaacaaag CTTGCTCAGTATGAACCACCTCAGGAGGAGAAGCGTGCTGAATAG
- the MYCBP gene encoding C-Myc-binding protein isoform X2: MSSAAPSPPATVSSASYAAAAVTMAHYKAADSKREQFRRYLEKSGVLDTLTKVLVALYEEPEKPNSALDFLKHHLGAATPENPEIELLRLELAEMKEKYEAIVEENKKLKTKEKVQ, from the exons ATGAGCAGTGCTGCTCCGAGCCCGCCCGCCACGGTCTCCAGCGCCAGCTACGCCGCTGCCGCTGTCACTATGGCCCATTACAAA GCCGCCGACTCGAAGCGCGAGCAGTTCCGGAGGTACTTGGAGAAGTCGGGGGTGCTGGACACGCTGACCAAGG TTTTGGTAGCCTTATATGAAGAACCAGAGAAACCTAATAGTGCTTTGGA ttttttaaagCATCACTTAGGAGCTGCTACCccagaaaatccagaaatagagCTGCTTCGCCTAGAATTGgcggaaatgaaagagaaatatgaagctattgtagaagaaaataaaaaactgaaaacaaag gAGAAAGTTCAGTAA